Proteins encoded together in one Bacillota bacterium window:
- the radA gene encoding DNA repair protein RadA, with the protein MGDKTRFFCTECGQESLKWVGKCPGCSAWNSMAEGLVTKKSGQARARVVVNALVALGEVKADNKARMSTSSQELDLVLGGGLVPGSVVLVGGDPGIGKSTLMLQTAHALVLQGKKVVYASGEESLEQLRLRAERLDIKAGELLVTTETDVGRLIELLRAAGPAMVVVDSIQTMQSEAMPAAPGSLGQVRDSAAHLIRFAKETEVSIFLVGHVTKEGAIAGPRVLEHMVDAVLYFEGERHLAFRLLRAVKNRFGSTNEVGVFQMGSRGLADVKNPSELLLTERPVDVAGSVVVPILEGTRPLLVELQALLSPANFGSPRRTTSGVESNRVAMILAVLERRAGFDISHQDSYVNAVGGMKVSDPAADLAIAVCLASSLRNTRINRQLAVLGEVGLTGEIRGVSRVEARAAEVAKLGFKELIVPARHRKELANLGGTIVIHPVEHLAEALHTIWNI; encoded by the coding sequence TTGGGAGATAAGACGCGGTTTTTTTGTACAGAGTGCGGCCAAGAAAGCCTGAAATGGGTGGGCAAGTGCCCGGGATGCAGTGCGTGGAACTCCATGGCCGAAGGCCTGGTAACCAAGAAAAGCGGTCAGGCTCGGGCTCGGGTCGTTGTCAATGCCCTGGTCGCCTTAGGCGAGGTTAAAGCCGACAACAAGGCACGGATGTCCACCAGCTCGCAAGAACTTGACCTAGTCTTAGGCGGGGGCCTAGTGCCTGGGTCGGTAGTCCTAGTGGGCGGCGACCCAGGCATCGGCAAGTCGACGCTCATGCTGCAGACGGCCCATGCCTTAGTGCTCCAGGGAAAAAAAGTCGTCTACGCCTCGGGAGAAGAGTCGCTAGAGCAGCTGCGCCTACGCGCGGAGCGACTTGACATTAAGGCGGGGGAGCTACTGGTAACTACCGAAACAGATGTAGGCAGGCTCATAGAGCTGCTGCGTGCGGCGGGGCCGGCCATGGTGGTAGTAGACTCCATTCAGACTATGCAGAGCGAGGCCATGCCCGCAGCGCCAGGCTCGCTCGGGCAAGTGCGCGACTCTGCCGCTCATCTGATCAGGTTCGCCAAAGAAACAGAAGTTAGTATCTTTCTCGTCGGCCATGTCACCAAAGAAGGCGCAATCGCTGGCCCGCGGGTGCTTGAGCACATGGTTGACGCGGTGCTGTATTTTGAGGGAGAGCGCCACCTGGCCTTTCGTTTGCTCCGCGCAGTGAAAAATCGTTTCGGTTCCACCAACGAGGTGGGCGTGTTTCAGATGGGGAGCCGGGGCCTAGCCGATGTCAAGAACCCCTCAGAGCTGCTCTTAACCGAGCGACCGGTAGACGTCGCTGGTTCGGTGGTAGTGCCCATTCTTGAGGGCACGCGCCCGTTACTGGTAGAGCTGCAGGCGCTCCTGAGCCCGGCAAATTTCGGCAGCCCTCGCCGCACCACCTCTGGGGTGGAAAGTAACCGCGTGGCCATGATTTTAGCAGTTCTCGAGCGGCGGGCAGGCTTTGATATCTCTCATCAGGATAGCTATGTGAACGCCGTGGGGGGCATGAAAGTAAGTGACCCCGCCGCAGATTTGGCCATCGCCGTCTGCCTAGCGTCGAGCTTGCGCAACACCCGTATCAACAGGCAGCTAGCCGTCCTAGGCGAGGTGGGTCTGACTGGTGAAATACGCGGCGTGAGCCGCGTCGAAGCGCGCGCGGCAGAGGTGGCCAAGCTAGGCTTTAAAGAGCTGATCGTGCCGGCACGCCATAGAAAAGAGCTCGCCAACTTAGGGGGTACCATTGTCATCCACCCAGTCGAGCATTTAGCAGAGGCCCTGCACACGATTTGGAATATATAA
- a CDS encoding ATP-dependent Clp protease ATP-binding subunit, with the protein MMFPLMPEAQQVLAAAEESARELKHPIIGTEHLLLGVVMTMRGERAEALHNLGLTKERVRELLTQLVPEGNHSAVQGASARVKKVLELAFAEARRQNLSAIDVAHILIGLLQEGEGVGAAILAGLGIDVDSMREVFASGEEAMPEPQADKPSGEGHEKPKKHKSKTPTLDAHGRDFTAMAREGRLDPVIGRAKEMERVVQILSRRTKNNPVLIGEPGVGKTAIVEGLAQNIIQGLVPETLRDKRVIALDMASLVAGTKYRGEFEERLNKLVAEIRETANIVLFIDEMHTIIGAGGAEGALDASNILKPALSRGELQCVGATTLDEFRQYVEKDSALERRFQPVMVDAPSSADAIEILKGLRDRYEAHHRVKITDETIEAAVKLSDRYIADRFLPDKAIDLIDEASSRVRLQNFTAPPNLKEVEEALLALKNEKAAAATNQEYERAAALRDKEKLLRDQLEEMRQAWERERMRSEAEVTPEDVAHIVASWTGIPVSKLKEEETERLLKLESILHERVIGQEQAVRAVSRALRRARVGLKDPKRPIGSFYFLGPTGVGKTELAKTLALAMFGDENAVTRIDMSEYSERHTVSRLVGSPPGYVGYDEGGQLTEAVRRKPYGVLLFDEMEKAHAEVFNILLQVLEDGRLTDSKGRTVNFRNTIIIMTSNVGAEIIRKGDAVGFGGRHPARESQGAYESMRERVLHELKKAVRPEFLNRIDDIIVFHQLEKAEIRKIVAIMLKDLALRLCEAGLQVSFGDDAHDFLAEVGFDPLLGARPLRRALQQQVEDELSERLLGGEFSEGDSIHISVRDNALVFAKG; encoded by the coding sequence ATGATGTTTCCATTAATGCCGGAGGCGCAGCAGGTGCTCGCCGCCGCCGAAGAGAGCGCGCGAGAACTCAAACACCCTATTATCGGTACCGAACATTTGCTGCTAGGAGTAGTAATGACCATGCGCGGCGAGCGCGCCGAGGCTTTACACAACTTAGGTTTAACCAAGGAGCGCGTGCGGGAGCTTTTGACGCAGCTCGTACCCGAGGGGAATCACAGCGCGGTGCAAGGCGCCTCGGCTAGGGTTAAAAAGGTGCTCGAGCTAGCTTTTGCTGAGGCACGCCGGCAAAATCTCAGCGCCATTGATGTCGCCCACATCCTCATTGGTCTTTTGCAAGAGGGTGAGGGAGTGGGGGCAGCGATCTTAGCTGGCCTCGGAATAGATGTCGACAGCATGCGCGAGGTCTTTGCCTCTGGCGAAGAAGCCATGCCCGAGCCTCAGGCGGATAAACCGAGCGGCGAGGGCCACGAAAAGCCCAAAAAGCACAAGAGCAAGACGCCAACCTTAGATGCGCACGGGCGAGATTTCACGGCGATGGCGCGTGAGGGGAGGCTAGACCCCGTAATTGGCCGGGCCAAAGAGATGGAGCGCGTAGTGCAGATTCTCTCGCGGCGCACCAAGAACAACCCCGTACTCATCGGTGAGCCAGGGGTGGGCAAGACCGCCATCGTGGAGGGTTTGGCGCAAAATATTATTCAGGGCCTAGTGCCTGAAACCCTGCGCGACAAAAGAGTTATCGCCCTTGATATGGCGTCGCTAGTTGCGGGGACTAAGTACCGCGGCGAATTTGAGGAACGCCTTAACAAGCTGGTGGCAGAAATACGCGAGACAGCCAATATTGTCTTGTTCATTGACGAAATGCACACCATCATTGGGGCAGGTGGGGCCGAGGGCGCGCTTGACGCCAGCAATATTTTAAAGCCGGCCCTGTCGCGAGGCGAGTTGCAATGCGTAGGCGCGACAACCCTAGATGAGTTTCGCCAGTATGTGGAGAAAGACTCGGCCCTAGAGAGGCGCTTTCAACCGGTGATGGTCGATGCTCCCAGTTCGGCTGATGCCATCGAGATTCTTAAGGGCCTCAGAGATCGTTACGAGGCGCACCACCGGGTGAAAATAACCGATGAAACCATCGAAGCAGCAGTCAAGCTATCGGACCGCTACATTGCCGACCGCTTCTTGCCAGACAAGGCCATTGATCTTATCGATGAAGCTAGTAGCCGCGTGCGGCTGCAGAATTTTACCGCACCCCCCAATCTCAAAGAAGTAGAAGAAGCACTTCTCGCCTTAAAAAACGAGAAAGCGGCCGCCGCCACTAACCAAGAGTATGAGCGAGCAGCCGCACTAAGAGACAAAGAAAAACTCCTGCGCGACCAACTAGAAGAGATGAGGCAGGCCTGGGAAAGAGAGCGCATGCGAAGCGAGGCGGAAGTAACGCCGGAAGACGTAGCGCATATAGTGGCCTCGTGGACGGGGATACCCGTAAGTAAATTAAAAGAAGAAGAGACAGAGCGCTTGCTCAAACTAGAGAGCATACTGCACGAACGCGTCATCGGGCAAGAGCAAGCTGTGCGTGCTGTGTCGCGCGCTCTTAGGCGTGCGCGGGTAGGGCTTAAGGACCCTAAGCGACCCATTGGCTCGTTTTACTTTCTGGGCCCCACTGGTGTGGGCAAGACAGAGCTAGCCAAGACGCTTGCCCTCGCCATGTTTGGCGATGAGAATGCGGTGACACGCATTGATATGTCTGAATACAGCGAACGCCACACCGTGTCGCGACTAGTCGGTTCGCCGCCTGGCTATGTCGGCTATGACGAAGGGGGGCAGCTTACCGAGGCGGTGCGCCGCAAGCCCTATGGTGTTTTGCTCTTTGACGAAATGGAAAAAGCGCATGCTGAAGTCTTTAACATCCTGCTGCAAGTGCTCGAAGACGGTCGGCTGACTGACTCTAAAGGGCGCACTGTCAACTTCCGCAATACCATCATCATTATGACCTCGAATGTGGGAGCGGAGATCATTCGCAAAGGGGACGCCGTCGGTTTTGGCGGGCGCCACCCCGCTAGAGAGAGCCAGGGCGCTTATGAGTCGATGCGTGAGCGTGTCCTGCACGAGCTTAAGAAGGCCGTGCGCCCAGAGTTTCTTAACCGCATCGATGACATTATTGTCTTCCATCAGCTTGAAAAAGCCGAAATTAGAAAAATAGTGGCGATCATGCTTAAAGACTTAGCGCTGCGGCTTTGTGAGGCCGGCTTACAGGTGAGCTTTGGTGACGATGCCCACGATTTCTTAGCCGAGGTTGGCTTTGACCCCTTGCTAGGGGCCAGGCCGCTGCGGCGGGCCCTGCAGCAGCAGGTGGAGGACGAGTTGTCGGAGCGGCTCCTAGGTGGTGAGTTTAGCGAGGGCGACAGTATTCACATTTCCGTGCGCGATAACGCCTTGGTATTCGCCAAGGGGTAG
- a CDS encoding protein arginine kinase yields MEYRAKWATGEMPYGPIVISSRVRLARNLKDLPFPGTMSQEAQREVLARIERVLRQPSRDNYQVLRMAELPQNERLALVEEHLISYDLANQREGAVALSPESGLSVMLNEEDHLRIQCVLGGLDLDTAWQGASRCDDLLESELDFAFHEQYGYLTACPTNVGTGMRASVMLHLPALVESGQIGRVLMAIGQFGLMARGLYGEGTEARGHIFQISNQVTSGVSEEEVVRNLKAVTLQIVGQEQALQKKMLAANRPKIEDRVFRALGILTNARMLDSSEAMTLLSELRLGVSAGLLSLPLSLLSELLVLIQPGVLQSTHKQELHALERDVKRAEAVRSRLLEVLRREKK; encoded by the coding sequence ATGGAGTACCGCGCCAAATGGGCCACAGGAGAGATGCCCTACGGCCCCATTGTTATATCTAGCCGCGTGCGCCTAGCGCGTAATCTTAAGGACCTGCCCTTTCCGGGGACCATGAGCCAGGAAGCTCAGCGCGAAGTTTTAGCGCGCATCGAAAGAGTCCTGAGACAACCCTCTCGCGACAACTACCAGGTGCTGCGCATGGCTGAGCTGCCGCAGAATGAGCGGCTAGCCTTAGTCGAAGAGCACCTCATCAGTTACGACTTAGCCAATCAACGCGAGGGTGCCGTGGCGCTCTCGCCGGAGAGCGGGCTGTCGGTGATGCTAAATGAAGAAGACCACCTGCGTATTCAGTGCGTGCTAGGCGGCTTAGACTTAGATACGGCCTGGCAGGGGGCGAGCCGCTGCGATGACCTGCTAGAAAGTGAGTTAGATTTTGCCTTTCATGAGCAGTATGGCTACCTTACGGCCTGCCCCACCAATGTGGGCACGGGCATGCGAGCCTCGGTGATGCTGCACTTGCCTGCACTAGTGGAGTCGGGGCAGATTGGCCGGGTGCTGATGGCCATTGGGCAGTTTGGTCTTATGGCTAGAGGCCTTTATGGCGAGGGTACCGAGGCGAGGGGCCATATCTTTCAAATTTCTAATCAGGTCACCAGTGGAGTCAGCGAAGAGGAAGTAGTGCGCAACCTAAAGGCGGTGACTCTGCAGATTGTGGGGCAGGAACAAGCGCTCCAGAAGAAGATGCTGGCCGCGAATCGCCCCAAAATTGAAGACCGCGTCTTTCGTGCGCTAGGTATACTGACTAACGCCAGAATGCTTGACAGCAGCGAGGCCATGACCCTGTTGTCGGAGCTGCGGCTTGGAGTTTCGGCGGGGCTCCTGTCACTGCCCCTGTCGCTCTTGTCGGAGCTACTGGTACTGATACAGCCCGGAGTTTTGCAGTCCACACATAAGCAAGAGCTACATGCCTTAGAACGAGATGTGAAACGTGCCGAAGCGGTACGTAGCAGGCTCTTAGAGGTCTTAAGGAGGGAGAAAAAATGA